The window tattgaaatattattgTAGCTCTAAAACTCTTCCTGAGACCCGGGGTACCTGGTTCTGGTTTAGGTTGAGCTCGATGGTCTGCAGCTCCGACACGGTGGGGGGGACGCTCCTGATCTGGTTGCGGGACAGGTCCAGCAGGTCCAGGTGCCTCAGGGTCCCCAGGCCGGGGGGGAACTCCAGGATCTGGTTCCCCGACAGGTTGAGGGTTCGGAGCGCTCTGAGCTGGCCCAGCGTGGGGGGCAGCTGCTGGATCCGGTTCCCACTCAGACTCAGAGTCTCCAGCTTCTTCAGCTTCCCGATCTCAGCAGGGAGACCGGCtgggacacaacaacaacaacaacaacaggtcaGCTGGGACACAACAACAGGTCAGCtgggacacaacaacaacaacaacaacagcaacaacaggtCAGCTaggacacaacaacaacaacaacaccaccaccaccaggggcctgttgcacgaaagtagaataaagatatccaggataagtgaaaaagcgcagcttcaCTTAG is drawn from Etheostoma cragini isolate CJK2018 unplaced genomic scaffold, CSU_Ecrag_1.0 ScbMSFa_3181, whole genome shotgun sequence and contains these coding sequences:
- the lrrc57 gene encoding leucine-rich repeat-containing protein 57, translated to LTCCCCCCCVPAGLPAEIGKLKKLETLSLSGNRIQQLPPTLGQLRALRTLNLSGNQILEFPPGLGTLRHLDLLDLSRNQIRSVPPTVSELQTIELNLNQNQISVLSSEVSRCPRLKVLRLEENCLELSSVPTSVLSDSQVSLFSVEGNLFEVKNLRDLEGYDKYMERFTATKKKFA